In the genome of Chloroherpetonaceae bacterium, one region contains:
- the rfaE2 gene encoding D-glycero-beta-D-manno-heptose 1-phosphate adenylyltransferase, whose translation MTDLETAILPLDAAQKLVSRIKQQGKTVVFTNGCFDILHAGHVQYLEKAKALGDFLVVAINSDASVRRLKGEHRPINSEQDRAYILSRLKPVDAVVLFDDDTPLRIIEALLPDVLVKGGDWALDKIVGKEVVEAHGGEVRTIAFLDGRSTTGTIEKILNAYCKSESRA comes from the coding sequence ATGACAGACTTGGAGACTGCAATTTTACCGCTCGATGCTGCCCAGAAACTTGTCAGCCGAATTAAACAACAAGGGAAAACTGTTGTCTTTACAAATGGCTGTTTCGATATTCTTCACGCTGGGCATGTGCAGTATTTGGAAAAAGCCAAAGCTTTGGGCGATTTTCTGGTGGTTGCAATCAATAGCGATGCCTCTGTGCGGCGCCTCAAGGGTGAGCACCGACCTATTAACTCGGAGCAAGACCGTGCGTATATCCTAAGCCGATTGAAACCTGTCGATGCCGTAGTGCTCTTTGACGACGACACGCCACTGCGCATTATTGAAGCGCTCTTGCCGGACGTGCTTGTGAAAGGCGGAGACTGGGCTTTGGATAAAATTGTCGGCAAAGAGGTGGTTGAAGCACACGGCGGTGAAGTGCGCACGATTGCATTTTTGGACGGTCGCTCTACTACAGGCACAATTGAAAAAATCCTAAACGCCTACTGTAAATCAGAGAGTCGAGCCTGA
- a CDS encoding translocation/assembly module TamB, producing the protein MTSLSDKIWLSLAWLAQWLVRLLSFTFRSATLLGFLLLITAAAFYGYAQTEHGKAFFKEKIQTIFSELFNGRLAFHQVTIAFPNEIAIDSIRLYVGVDTLPSLSLNKLTLELDADVLYDGVLKGFGDRIHLRRIALSHPVLQLMEDSTGRFTLLQLIKSDTTTTQDTLATALPKLIFDEIAIDNAHITWYRFAGQSAVPDSLKYDKWEFAHASLQAYFEYQNDIFTFILRALHFDLPTKHFTLESASGFLSLNSERVELIGWRVQTRESMLACHASLSGLNLFAPITKEAIEKTRFALELDVPRAVPKEFQPFVPDTPLPEGEFSTLILARGWLNNFTLSPSYLQTPKSQIHLSGEVVGIATLENLWVNLLLRPSQLSIPELYELFGIEGLKDYRNLGTVEVEGTYRGTRDNFKADAALHSIAGTLRANLELSFRQGLPITYIGGIETEHLNLGLALGDSSLWSNINFNGEVNGKGTDFQRLRGVEFQLSGRLEPSSLAGRNISSATLNVRAARQKAEGELKVFADEQSLHFTGELDFKPTEPTYKGRAQFTGFNLGKWIRDDSIKTYLTMNCELDGESFSLDKVSGRFEITFDSSTVGRLYIVSGTKASLDVRQSDSLSMVRLESDVANFEADGQFNLSTLFNLLLLQGAVINEEILKDNIFRSEAQQRRYEYLTRRTDRLTRELQRKSRRHTSEEELSSISDSMLALPPLSVRYKLSFKSLSKIALMLRSGYFNAIGSMEGRIESQANRCLWHTSLTIDSLRYGTILAARTLSASLRYSDDLQTDSTQRRTFHNLNALLQANVFRMKIGDQRFVKTALRAKYAPSDLDVNLRTTHQNTRGLFDLDAEVRTVGDQYVIQLRDATFATQNYFWQNDANAQIIISRDLVKFENLRFINNEQEIVVLGEFRLTGQSELSFRIQDFSLSDIRQFFFDSPNTKLGGTLNLTMNLTGNFISPVITLTSTLDNFFYETIDIGHLDFAGRYENKRFTFELGANTDSARYRAFNLPLKPYTHIRGEGRLPIDLSINAEERLLQNEDIWVEIACPDLSPTILEFAAPVQRVSGAIGLRITYFGRFPSPTLKAVLTAQDVHATTTASGVEYIINGSADITPNLVQWRSVDVRDKQGGLLRTSGTVRMSDFDVQRFDIQLSFSKLLLYDKPAGRSEELIGRLIASSDELRFSGTMKEPVLSGTLRLDGGRLTQFRSGSSKGSQIVEASKFITTIVEEDTSLEARLRRNPKLNLTLDEEFELSETARAIRSAYKASFVDELSMSLRIATVQPLSYTLVFDRFLGEQLDALIEDMALTINKQKTTYRVFGSASITSGRYNFYGVAFNIEPGATMRWLGGGLTDAVLDIFARYQTRVLSTTRNELDNIILRPHIGGTVDDTQIEISYILNERTYRAPGTRIAGEEDPNAALNFITLLTARRWYAPPGSASGGSLSGGLLTGVGLSAGAGLLSSQITRLASAIQGVQAVNIDFARDRSGQVAGVDFSLEYAVPGTDGRLVVTGSGSTAAVDSLGRTNNAISNSQRLEYRISRNLVLEAFRNYGPNNFNLFNNTIAEVWGIGISYRETFHTWGEFGERWNAYFDAFTRWLSGSKSDDKEKKPTVDSTIVPNAVSRVTVPSRPTPTLQDSAKATRSAGADSTAAPIAVPAPASDSTAVSRRRLR; encoded by the coding sequence ATGACTTCGCTAAGTGATAAGATATGGCTATCTCTGGCATGGCTGGCGCAATGGTTAGTTCGGCTTTTGAGTTTCACATTCCGCAGCGCCACGCTTTTGGGCTTCCTGCTCCTGATTACCGCTGCCGCCTTCTATGGTTATGCCCAAACAGAACATGGTAAAGCGTTCTTCAAAGAAAAAATCCAGACAATTTTCAGTGAGTTATTCAACGGTCGGCTTGCATTTCATCAAGTTACTATTGCATTTCCGAATGAGATTGCTATTGACAGCATCAGGCTGTATGTCGGCGTCGACACTCTGCCAAGTCTCTCGCTCAATAAGCTCACACTGGAACTTGATGCTGATGTGCTCTACGATGGTGTGCTGAAAGGGTTTGGCGACCGCATTCACCTGCGTCGCATTGCACTTAGCCACCCCGTCTTGCAGCTAATGGAGGATAGCACAGGTCGCTTTACGCTTTTGCAACTGATAAAATCAGATACCACAACCACGCAGGATACGCTTGCTACTGCTCTTCCGAAACTCATCTTCGACGAGATTGCGATTGACAACGCACACATCACTTGGTATCGCTTTGCTGGTCAGTCTGCAGTGCCCGATTCATTGAAATATGACAAGTGGGAATTTGCGCATGCTTCGCTGCAGGCTTACTTTGAGTATCAAAACGACATTTTCACGTTCATTTTGCGCGCGTTGCACTTCGATTTGCCAACTAAGCACTTCACACTGGAGAGTGCTTCCGGGTTTCTTTCGCTGAACAGCGAGCGCGTAGAACTTATAGGTTGGCGCGTGCAGACGCGTGAGTCAATGTTAGCCTGTCATGCCTCGCTCAGCGGTCTTAATCTCTTTGCACCCATCACGAAGGAGGCGATTGAAAAAACCCGCTTTGCCCTTGAACTTGATGTACCACGGGCAGTGCCAAAGGAATTTCAGCCTTTTGTGCCCGATACGCCTTTGCCCGAAGGTGAATTCTCCACACTGATTTTAGCACGTGGCTGGCTCAATAACTTTACGCTCTCACCCAGCTACCTACAAACCCCCAAAAGCCAAATTCACCTTTCAGGTGAAGTGGTTGGCATTGCCACGCTGGAAAACCTCTGGGTGAACCTTTTGCTACGCCCCTCACAACTCTCTATTCCTGAGCTGTATGAGCTGTTTGGAATAGAAGGTTTGAAAGATTATCGCAACTTGGGCACAGTAGAAGTTGAGGGCACCTATCGCGGCACGCGTGACAACTTCAAAGCTGATGCAGCACTGCACTCTATTGCTGGCACCCTTCGCGCTAATCTTGAGCTGAGCTTTCGGCAAGGTTTGCCCATTACCTACATCGGTGGGATTGAGACGGAACATCTTAATCTTGGTCTTGCGCTGGGTGATTCATCGCTTTGGAGCAACATCAACTTCAACGGCGAAGTTAACGGCAAAGGCACAGATTTTCAGCGCCTAAGAGGCGTTGAGTTTCAGCTTAGCGGTCGCTTAGAGCCATCGTCGCTGGCAGGGCGCAACATTTCATCGGCGACGCTTAATGTTAGAGCTGCGCGGCAAAAAGCCGAAGGCGAGCTGAAAGTTTTTGCAGACGAGCAGTCCTTACACTTTACAGGTGAACTGGACTTTAAGCCAACAGAGCCGACCTACAAAGGTCGCGCACAATTTACAGGCTTCAATCTCGGTAAGTGGATTCGGGACGATAGCATCAAGACCTACCTTACGATGAATTGCGAGTTAGATGGCGAGAGTTTCAGCTTAGATAAGGTGAGCGGTCGCTTTGAAATTACCTTTGACTCTTCCACGGTTGGCAGGCTTTACATCGTTTCTGGCACGAAAGCCTCGTTAGATGTTCGGCAAAGCGATAGCCTCTCTATGGTGCGACTTGAAAGCGATGTTGCAAACTTTGAAGCTGATGGACAGTTTAATCTTTCAACACTCTTCAACTTGCTTTTGCTGCAAGGTGCAGTTATCAACGAAGAGATTTTGAAGGACAATATTTTCCGTAGTGAGGCGCAGCAGCGCCGCTACGAATATCTGACACGACGCACCGATCGGCTCACCAGAGAATTGCAACGCAAATCCCGTCGCCACACCAGCGAAGAAGAGCTTAGCAGCATCTCGGACTCAATGCTGGCCTTGCCGCCGCTTAGCGTGCGCTATAAGCTCAGTTTCAAGAGTCTTTCGAAAATTGCCCTGATGCTGCGCTCTGGCTACTTTAATGCAATTGGCTCAATGGAAGGGCGCATTGAAAGCCAAGCTAATCGCTGCTTGTGGCACACTTCACTGACGATTGATTCACTTCGCTATGGCACGATACTTGCCGCGCGCACCCTTTCAGCTTCACTGCGCTACTCAGACGATTTGCAAACTGATTCAACTCAGCGACGCACCTTTCACAACTTAAATGCGCTTCTGCAAGCCAATGTTTTCCGAATGAAAATCGGCGACCAGCGCTTTGTGAAAACAGCTTTGCGCGCCAAATATGCCCCCAGTGACCTTGATGTCAATCTGCGCACAACGCACCAAAACACGCGTGGACTGTTTGACCTTGATGCCGAAGTGCGCACAGTGGGTGATCAGTATGTTATCCAATTGCGTGATGCAACTTTTGCTACACAAAACTACTTTTGGCAAAACGATGCGAATGCACAAATCATCATCAGCCGAGACCTTGTAAAGTTTGAAAATCTCCGCTTCATCAATAATGAACAGGAAATCGTTGTACTCGGTGAGTTTCGCCTTACTGGTCAGAGCGAACTTTCATTCCGCATTCAAGACTTTTCACTTTCGGACATTCGTCAGTTCTTTTTCGATTCACCCAACACAAAGCTGGGTGGGACACTTAACCTCACGATGAATTTAACTGGTAACTTTATCTCTCCAGTTATCACGCTGACCAGCACGCTGGATAATTTCTTCTATGAAACGATTGACATCGGACACCTTGATTTTGCTGGGCGGTATGAAAACAAGCGCTTTACCTTTGAGCTAGGCGCAAATACCGATAGCGCACGCTACCGTGCATTCAATTTACCGCTCAAACCCTACACACACATTCGTGGCGAAGGCCGACTCCCGATTGACCTCTCTATTAACGCTGAAGAGCGCTTGCTGCAAAATGAAGACATTTGGGTAGAAATCGCTTGTCCAGACCTCAGCCCTACGATTTTAGAGTTCGCAGCGCCCGTGCAGCGCGTATCGGGTGCAATCGGTCTTCGTATTACATACTTTGGGCGATTCCCAAGCCCAACGCTTAAAGCCGTGCTGACTGCACAAGATGTTCACGCTACGACCACTGCTTCCGGCGTGGAGTATATTATTAATGGCAGTGCCGATATTACGCCTAATTTGGTGCAATGGCGCAGCGTCGATGTGCGAGACAAGCAAGGTGGCCTTTTGAGAACCAGCGGTACGGTGAGAATGTCTGACTTTGATGTTCAGCGTTTTGATATTCAACTCAGCTTTAGCAAGCTCTTGCTCTACGACAAGCCCGCTGGTCGTAGCGAAGAGCTTATTGGTCGTCTTATTGCAAGTTCCGATGAATTACGCTTTTCAGGCACGATGAAAGAGCCAGTGCTCTCTGGCACGCTCCGCCTTGATGGTGGGCGGCTTACGCAATTTCGCTCTGGCTCGAGCAAAGGCTCACAAATTGTCGAAGCGTCCAAATTCATCACGACCATTGTCGAAGAAGACACCTCGCTGGAAGCACGCCTGCGCCGCAATCCAAAGCTAAACCTTACGCTGGACGAAGAGTTTGAGCTTTCCGAGACGGCACGTGCCATTCGCTCGGCTTACAAAGCCTCATTTGTTGACGAACTGTCTATGTCGCTACGGATTGCAACAGTGCAACCCTTGTCTTACACGCTTGTCTTTGACCGCTTCTTAGGCGAGCAATTAGATGCCCTCATTGAAGATATGGCGCTGACGATTAACAAGCAGAAAACCACATACCGCGTATTTGGCTCTGCCAGCATCACATCAGGGCGATATAACTTTTATGGCGTGGCATTTAACATTGAGCCGGGTGCCACAATGCGCTGGCTTGGCGGCGGGCTAACCGATGCAGTCTTGGACATCTTTGCACGCTACCAGACGCGTGTGCTCTCTACAACCCGCAACGAGCTTGATAACATTATCTTGCGTCCACACATTGGCGGCACGGTTGATGACACCCAAATTGAGATTAGCTACATTCTCAACGAGCGCACTTATCGTGCGCCGGGTACTCGGATTGCAGGCGAAGAAGACCCTAATGCCGCACTCAATTTCATCACACTGCTGACTGCGCGCCGATGGTATGCACCGCCCGGTAGCGCCAGTGGTGGAAGTCTATCTGGTGGTCTACTCACTGGCGTTGGGCTGTCAGCGGGTGCTGGCTTGCTTTCGTCGCAAATTACGCGTCTTGCTTCGGCTATTCAAGGCGTGCAGGCGGTTAATATCGACTTTGCACGTGACCGCAGCGGTCAAGTCGCTGGCGTCGACTTCTCGCTTGAGTATGCTGTGCCAGGCACAGACGGCCGGCTGGTTGTTACAGGCTCTGGCTCTACTGCGGCTGTCGACTCGCTCGGTCGCACCAACAATGCTATCAGCAACTCCCAGCGCTTGGAATACCGCATCAGCCGAAACCTTGTCTTAGAAGCCTTCCGAAATTACGGTCCTAATAATTTCAACCTCTTCAATAACACGATTGCCGAAGTGTGGGGCATTGGCATTTCCTACCGTGAGACCTTTCACACTTGGGGTGAATTTGGTGAGCGCTGGAACGCTTACTTTGATGCCTTCACACGCTGGCTTTCGGGCAGCAAATCCGATGACAAGGAGAAAAAACCCACCGTTGATTCAACTATTGTACCGAATGCAGTATCGCGTGTAACGGTGCCGAGTCGTCCAACTCCAACTTTGCAGGACTCTGCGAAAGCTACCAGAAGTGCAGGCGCAGACTCGACCGCTGCGCCAATCGCTGTGCCTGCTCCTGCTTCGGACTCGACTGCTGTTTCACGACGACGATTACGCTAA
- the tsaE gene encoding tRNA (adenosine(37)-N6)-threonylcarbamoyltransferase complex ATPase subunit type 1 TsaE, with protein MTKEILSRSDEETREFARQFATTLQRGDIVALIGELGAGKTQFIRGIADVFNVETEVTSPTFALLNIYEGHVHGKPVKLYHFDWYRLQDEEELYHIGYEDYLYGEGLCMIEWADRFPSKVPKHARRITIEHAGETERRIVIEGGLPIARADTFWR; from the coding sequence TTGACGAAGGAAATTCTTTCTCGTTCTGACGAAGAAACCCGAGAGTTTGCACGCCAATTTGCAACGACTTTGCAGCGTGGCGACATTGTCGCTCTCATTGGTGAACTGGGTGCAGGTAAAACACAGTTTATACGCGGCATTGCCGACGTGTTCAACGTTGAAACCGAAGTAACCAGCCCCACTTTTGCCCTGCTTAACATATATGAGGGTCATGTGCACGGCAAACCCGTTAAGCTCTATCACTTCGACTGGTATCGCCTGCAAGACGAGGAAGAACTCTATCACATTGGCTACGAGGATTACCTCTACGGCGAAGGTCTCTGTATGATTGAATGGGCTGACCGCTTCCCAAGCAAAGTGCCCAAGCATGCTCGACGCATAACGATTGAACACGCTGGCGAGACAGAACGCCGCATTGTGATTGAGGGTGGTCTACCCATTGCCCGTGCCGATACTTTCTGGCGCTAG
- a CDS encoding cytochrome c biogenesis protein, with translation MTRKLWFQIGLYVWFVAVIVAALLSPNKVGMLSETTRNMYFHVPMAITAVVAFFTSVWYSVKYLRTGDLASDVAAEAASGLGFLFNLLAMLTGAIWAKVTWGQFWHWDPRQTTIFLVFLMYSAYFALRASVPTAEKRASLASVYSIFSFPALIFLYFILPRMVPGLHPGSDKGDVNPAISSTTDLIIRLILYASILGFVALFFWLHNLRVRAARLLEQASVATETV, from the coding sequence ATGACAAGAAAGCTCTGGTTTCAAATAGGCTTATATGTCTGGTTTGTGGCAGTAATTGTGGCAGCGCTGCTTTCTCCAAACAAAGTGGGAATGCTAAGCGAGACCACGCGCAATATGTATTTCCACGTGCCGATGGCAATTACGGCAGTGGTGGCATTTTTTACATCGGTCTGGTATAGCGTAAAGTATCTGCGCACGGGAGATTTAGCAAGCGACGTGGCAGCGGAGGCAGCATCAGGATTGGGCTTTCTCTTCAATCTGCTGGCCATGCTTACAGGGGCAATTTGGGCGAAAGTAACTTGGGGGCAGTTTTGGCACTGGGATCCACGCCAGACCACGATTTTCCTCGTATTCCTGATGTATTCTGCCTACTTTGCCTTGCGAGCCAGTGTGCCCACAGCGGAAAAGCGCGCAAGTCTTGCCAGCGTCTACAGCATTTTTTCCTTCCCAGCGCTCATCTTTCTCTATTTCATTTTGCCAAGAATGGTGCCGGGCTTGCATCCGGGGTCTGACAAAGGCGATGTCAATCCTGCTATCTCATCCACGACCGACCTTATAATTCGCCTCATTCTCTATGCCTCTATTCTTGGATTTGTGGCGCTGTTTTTCTGGCTGCACAATCTGCGCGTGCGTGCAGCGCGGTTGCTGGAACAAGCGTCCGTAGCCACTGAGACCGTGTAG
- a CDS encoding ABC transporter permease, which yields MLTYIVRRIVIAIPLIFGVLTLTFFIIRLAPGDPTALYLAPGISPKVAEQLREQFGLNDPLPIQYVKWLSRVVQGDFGQSFSRMQPVFDVIAEAVPITLLLSTLALTLQFFFGILLGVLSAVRQGTLYDRGLTILALFIYSMPEFWLSLMLIILFALKLGWLPASGVESVGADTLSFSERLWDRALHLFLPVFVLSVGNAAGLARYVRGSMLEVLRQDYVRTARAKGLPEYAVIYKHALRNALLPVITILGNSFPILFSGALFVEVIFAIPGMGRVTVEAIFARDYPLIIANTFISAVLIILGNLIADVLYAVVDPRIKLN from the coding sequence ATGCTGACCTATATTGTGCGCCGCATTGTCATTGCAATTCCCCTCATTTTCGGAGTACTTACGCTCACGTTTTTTATCATTCGCCTTGCGCCCGGCGACCCCACAGCACTCTACCTTGCACCCGGTATCAGTCCAAAAGTTGCCGAGCAATTGCGCGAACAATTTGGTCTTAACGACCCACTGCCGATTCAGTATGTTAAGTGGCTATCGCGTGTGGTGCAAGGTGACTTTGGGCAGAGCTTTAGCCGAATGCAACCAGTTTTTGATGTCATTGCAGAAGCCGTGCCAATCACGCTGCTGCTGTCGACACTGGCACTGACGCTGCAGTTTTTCTTCGGCATTTTGCTTGGCGTGCTCTCTGCAGTCCGACAGGGCACGCTATACGACAGAGGGCTAACCATTTTAGCCTTGTTTATCTACTCAATGCCGGAATTTTGGCTCTCGCTAATGCTCATCATTCTCTTTGCCTTAAAGCTGGGCTGGCTTCCTGCGTCTGGCGTGGAGAGTGTAGGTGCAGATACCTTATCGTTCAGCGAGCGTTTGTGGGATAGAGCGCTGCATCTTTTTTTGCCCGTCTTTGTGCTGAGTGTAGGCAATGCAGCAGGTCTGGCGCGTTATGTGCGTGGAAGTATGCTGGAAGTGCTCCGACAAGACTATGTGCGTACTGCACGCGCAAAAGGGCTGCCTGAATACGCTGTCATCTACAAGCATGCGCTGCGCAATGCGCTCTTGCCCGTTATTACCATCTTGGGCAATTCCTTTCCGATTCTTTTCAGTGGCGCTTTGTTTGTAGAGGTGATTTTCGCTATCCCAGGAATGGGGCGCGTAACAGTGGAAGCAATCTTTGCACGCGACTATCCGCTTATTATTGCCAATACATTTATCTCAGCGGTGTTGATTATCTTGGGCAACTTGATAGCCGATGTGCTCTATGCCGTCGTAGACCCAAGAATTAAACTGAATTAG
- a CDS encoding GNAT family N-acetyltransferase — protein MSPLSAPIVLSKRATVEVRLYEPSLSVLWDDFVWRSNNGTFFHLQRFLSYHPVGRFEFHHLLFYRGRELLSVLPAAVMEGGKTLESPIGASYGGFVLPALKYPDNEHLVDALLSYAAKQGFKKILLTHAPFIYQKRLIQDMDYALAFKGFDFERHYISHAIQLEPTDNFTKYFSSTVRRYIHQCQRNPDLKIELCEGTAGIDEFYPILLENKARHGAKPTHTLDELYRLKHLFPDNIFLFLVRLKGKAIGGSLVFLCNPQVALCFYNMLNYEFSAYHPIHYVMNEVVHWAIRKGCRYVDIGVSQNVQHENQMTPAYSLIEFKEKFAAKGVLRSTFRKLL, from the coding sequence ATGTCGCCGTTGTCTGCGCCTATCGTCCTGAGCAAGCGGGCAACCGTAGAAGTACGACTATATGAGCCTTCGCTTTCAGTGCTTTGGGACGATTTTGTCTGGCGCTCGAACAATGGCACATTTTTTCACTTGCAGCGCTTCTTGAGCTACCACCCTGTAGGTCGCTTCGAGTTCCATCATTTGCTCTTCTATCGTGGAAGAGAGTTGCTCTCAGTGTTGCCGGCCGCAGTAATGGAGGGCGGCAAAACACTGGAATCGCCTATTGGGGCAAGCTACGGAGGGTTCGTGCTACCAGCACTGAAGTATCCAGATAACGAGCATCTGGTCGATGCACTCCTTAGCTATGCTGCAAAGCAGGGCTTTAAGAAAATCCTGCTGACGCATGCGCCATTCATCTATCAAAAGAGGCTCATTCAGGATATGGACTATGCCCTGGCTTTCAAGGGCTTTGATTTTGAGAGGCACTACATTTCGCATGCAATACAGCTCGAGCCGACCGACAATTTCACCAAGTATTTCTCGAGCACGGTGCGCCGCTATATTCATCAATGTCAGCGTAACCCCGATTTGAAAATTGAGCTGTGTGAGGGAACGGCTGGTATTGATGAATTTTATCCAATTTTACTGGAAAACAAAGCACGGCACGGCGCAAAGCCAACCCACACCTTAGATGAACTATATCGCCTAAAGCACCTTTTTCCCGATAACATTTTCCTGTTTTTGGTGCGTCTCAAAGGCAAAGCAATTGGTGGGTCTTTGGTATTTCTGTGCAACCCGCAGGTGGCACTGTGCTTCTACAATATGCTGAACTACGAATTTTCAGCCTATCACCCGATTCACTATGTGATGAATGAAGTGGTGCACTGGGCTATTCGTAAGGGCTGTCGGTATGTCGATATCGGCGTCTCGCAAAATGTGCAACACGAAAATCAAATGACCCCTGCCTACTCACTGATTGAGTTCAAAGAAAAATTTGCCGCCAAAGGCGTATTGCGAAGCACGTTTAGAAAACTGCTCTGA
- a CDS encoding bifunctional nuclease family protein, with product MKKIQVDILGLSNSPHSNGAYALILFEVGGKRKLPIIIGGFEAQAIALRLENIKPPRPFTHDLIRSITDTFNINVSEVMIDELRNETFFAKIICEHSGVSHEIDARPSDAIALAVRCDAPIYVSEEVMNEAGIIDEKTPEQQGFGIGIGASAERRTSPMSKLEELTAKLNEAIAKEDYEKAARLRDEISKLQSRS from the coding sequence ATGAAGAAAATTCAAGTTGATATTCTTGGTCTTTCCAATAGCCCACACAGCAACGGTGCATATGCGCTAATTCTCTTCGAAGTGGGCGGCAAGCGCAAACTTCCCATCATCATTGGGGGCTTTGAAGCACAAGCGATTGCGCTCAGATTAGAAAACATTAAGCCTCCGCGCCCATTCACACATGACCTCATTCGTAGCATCACCGATACGTTCAATATCAATGTCTCAGAGGTGATGATTGATGAGCTGCGTAACGAAACCTTCTTTGCCAAAATCATCTGCGAGCATTCGGGCGTCTCGCATGAGATTGATGCCCGTCCAAGCGATGCGATTGCTCTGGCAGTGCGCTGCGATGCCCCGATTTATGTCTCCGAAGAGGTGATGAACGAGGCAGGAATTATTGATGAAAAGACCCCAGAGCAACAAGGCTTTGGCATCGGCATTGGCGCCAGTGCAGAGCGACGCACATCTCCAATGAGCAAGCTCGAGGAGCTGACCGCAAAGCTCAACGAGGCGATTGCAAAAGAAGACTACGAAAAAGCGGCACGGCTACGCGATGAAATTAGCAAGCTGCAAAGCCGTTCCTAA